In Colletotrichum lupini chromosome 6, complete sequence, a single window of DNA contains:
- a CDS encoding isoamyl alcohol oxidase, producing the protein MKAKLLPCFVTYLSVLVFGAISSTVAPIGCRKLSTDHDWPAPEVWEAAIPGVIQQNGSDAHGRLPDYRVRAENASIVQAAVRFASKHNIRLSVITTGHDQLGRSDAGSGLIIDLSLMNKVNVLDSFTPTMDGAASPEYSIDAPNVINPQQGVQAAVTFQPGVAGLALNYAVSPSGLFTVSGAAAGVAVSGGWGQNGGYGPLTAQYGLGVDQWLEAKIVTPDGELRIANRVCNQDLFWAIRGGGGGTFGVVVEATWKAHADIPMTGYNWYINSTITGLDVFDSETGSTPVSDAMQYLFGELPRLQEKGISAFIYVDVSSVRCYAVHTGNASGIANANAVWGPILSKMQSYPDMTPFQTKPYNFDNYRNFFDTTYGPLVLETGPKPQPRNHGIYPYDSRLLAPEHLRNPSIINALKGGLGTYGVLMTAPGSSQGSGEDTSANPGWRRAVVHLVDGPSASGLRTLAPDMGAYINEASVAKKNWTQSFWGANYARLSMIKSKYDPNMVFWQTPGINAHYMQSIDGRACLVLPPPLTPSEVPPPSDRVVPADPVADAQFLFGSLELIGVNYPAPGTQIGLQTESS; encoded by the exons ATGAAGGCAAAACTTCTTCCTTGCTTCGTTACTTACCTATCGGTACTTGTTTTTGGTGCTATCTCCTCGACTGTAGCCCCAATAGGATGCCGAAAGCTGAGTACAGATCACGACTGGCCTGCTCCCGAGGTTTGGGAAGCCGCCATTCCAGGCGTCATCCAGCAGAATGGTAGTGACGCCCATGGAAGGCTTCCTGATTACCGTGTGCGAGCTGAGAACGCATCTATTGTCCAGGCAGCAGTACGATTCGCTTCGAAGCATAACATTCGCCTTTCGGTCATCACCACCGGTCACGATCAGTTAGGCCGGAGCGATGCTGGATCTGGCCTTATTATTGACTTATCCCTCATGAACAAGGTCAACGTTCTCGACTCTTTTACTCCAACTATGGATGGTGCTGCCAGTCCTGAGTACTCTATCGACGCGCCGAATGTGATCAATCCCCAGCAGGGCGTGCAAGCTGCTGTCACATTTCAGCCTGGTGTTGCCGGACTGGCTCTCAACTACGCAGTGTCTCCCTCAGGACTCTTCACAGTCAGTGGTGCAGCCG CTGGGGTGGCTGTTTCCGGGGGATGGGGACAGAACGGCGGCTACGGCCCATTAACTGCGCAGTATGGTCTCGGGGTTGACCAGTGGCTTGAAGCAAAGATTGTGACTCCAGATGGGGAGCTCAGGATCGCAAACAGAGTGTGTAATCAAGACCTTTTCTGGGCCATTCGAGGAGGTGGCGGAGGGACCTTTGGTGTAGTTGTCGAAGCCACCTGGAAGGCACACGCTGATATTCCCATGACTGGGTACAATTGGTACATCAACTCGACGATCACAGGTTTGGATGTGTTCGACTCGGAGACCGGAAGTACACCAGTCAGCGACGCCATGCAATATCTATTCGGAGAGTTGCCCAGACTACAAGAAAAGGGCATCagcgcttttatttacgtcgATGTTAGCTCCGTCAGGTGCTACGCCGTCCATACCGGGAATGCCTCCGGAATCGCCAACGCTAATGCCGTCTGGGGACCAATCCTTTCCAAAATGCAATCATATCCCGACATGACGCCATTTCAAACTAAGCCTTACAACTTCGACAACTATAGGAACTTCTTCGATACGACATACGGACCTCTCGTTCTCGAAACGGGTCCGAAACCCCAGCCAAGAAATCACGGAATATACCCATACGACAGCCGCCTCTTAGCCCCTGAGCATCTTCGAAATCCAAGCATTATAAACGCGTTGAAGGGGGGCCTTGGGACTTATGGAGTACTCATGACTGCACCGGGTTCATCGCAAGGCTCTGGCGAAGATACCTCGGCGAATCCGGGGTGGAGGAGAGCGGTGGTTCACCTCGTTGATGGACCAAGCGCCAGCGGACTGCGAACCCTTGCTCCAGACATGGGTGCCTACATCAACGAG GCAAGCGTCGCGAAGAAGAATTGGACCCAATCCTTTTGGGGTGCCAACTACGCCAGGCTGTCAATGATCAAGTCGAAATATGATCCGAACATGGTGTTCTGGCAAACTCCTGGGATCAATGCTCACTATATGCAGTCCATCGATGGACGGGCATGCTTAGTTCTCCCCCCACCTTTGACGCCATCTGAAGTTCCCCCTCCAAGTGATCGAGTTGTTCCTGCAGATCCTGTAGCAGACGCGCAGTTCCTCTTTGGCTCGTTGGAGTTGATTGGTGTTAACTACCCGGCTCCAGGTACCCAAATTGGCTTGCAAACTGAGTCATCCTAA